In Sporichthyaceae bacterium, the following proteins share a genomic window:
- a CDS encoding MFS transporter, which translates to MRSTAGAQRPARFLTAGLVAACLGYFMVILDTTIVNVALPAVRADLHTDLAGLQWVVDSYLVVLAAGILTGGALSDRCSARTVFCWGVGLFTAASVACGLAWNIAALIAARAAQGAASAMLVPSSLALVRAEYDDPGMRRRAIGWWATIAAFAAAGGPVVGGLGTEEWSWRWVFFVNVPFGLACLVLTTRHVPPGAGLPRALDLRGQLLAVLSLGGLAVALIESARAGLTPFVLLAAWACLVTGGAFVFVEQRTGEAMLPLGLFRDSTFTGGAFIGVLINFGFYGVLFVINLYFQQLRGASPLQAGFAVLPQLGFIMLGSSFSARISARAGGPRLSILLSLTCLGVGVSGVMLAGTHTPYPVLIAPLALTGFGMGVVMPAVTAALTDAAPLRHSGLASGVINSARQSGSVIGIAVLGGLVARLDDFVLAVRLAAGVAAIGFFLAVVIAAVTVRHSRTVRTTTVLPTRPVSAGSTGGRLPVDRTFRGAQLDTTAAPVLADDLCGD; encoded by the coding sequence GTGCGGTCGACGGCAGGTGCGCAACGGCCTGCGCGGTTCCTGACCGCAGGCCTGGTGGCCGCCTGCCTGGGCTACTTCATGGTCATCCTGGACACCACGATCGTGAACGTGGCACTGCCCGCGGTGCGGGCGGACCTGCACACCGATCTGGCCGGACTGCAGTGGGTGGTGGACAGCTACCTGGTGGTGCTGGCCGCCGGCATCCTGACCGGCGGCGCGCTGTCCGACCGGTGCTCGGCCCGCACCGTGTTCTGCTGGGGGGTGGGCCTGTTCACCGCGGCCTCGGTGGCCTGCGGCTTGGCCTGGAACATCGCGGCTCTGATCGCCGCTCGGGCAGCGCAGGGCGCGGCGTCGGCGATGTTGGTGCCCTCGTCGTTGGCGTTGGTCCGCGCCGAGTACGACGACCCGGGCATGCGCCGGCGCGCGATCGGGTGGTGGGCGACCATCGCGGCCTTCGCCGCCGCGGGCGGTCCGGTGGTGGGCGGGCTGGGCACCGAGGAGTGGTCCTGGCGCTGGGTGTTCTTCGTCAACGTGCCGTTCGGGCTGGCCTGCCTGGTACTGACGACCCGTCATGTGCCACCCGGCGCCGGCCTCCCACGGGCGCTGGACCTGCGCGGCCAACTGCTCGCGGTACTGAGCCTGGGCGGCTTGGCCGTGGCGCTCATCGAAAGCGCACGGGCCGGGCTGACCCCCTTCGTGCTGCTCGCGGCGTGGGCCTGCCTGGTCACCGGGGGCGCGTTCGTGTTCGTCGAACAGCGCACCGGAGAAGCCATGCTGCCGTTGGGCCTTTTCCGCGACTCCACCTTTACCGGCGGCGCGTTCATCGGCGTGCTGATCAATTTCGGGTTCTACGGCGTGCTGTTCGTCATCAACCTGTACTTCCAGCAATTGCGTGGCGCATCCCCGTTGCAGGCCGGTTTCGCGGTGCTGCCACAACTCGGCTTCATCATGCTCGGCTCCAGCTTTTCGGCGCGGATCAGCGCCCGGGCCGGCGGGCCGCGGCTCAGCATTCTGCTCAGCCTGACCTGTCTGGGCGTCGGGGTGTCCGGGGTGATGCTCGCCGGCACACACACCCCCTACCCGGTGCTGATCGCGCCGTTGGCGCTGACCGGATTCGGCATGGGCGTGGTGATGCCCGCGGTGACCGCGGCACTGACCGACGCCGCCCCGCTGCGCCACTCCGGCCTGGCCTCCGGGGTGATCAACTCCGCGCGGCAGAGCGGCAGCGTGATCGGCATCGCGGTGCTCGGTGGACTGGTGGCCCGGCTGGACGACTTCGTGCTCGCGGTGCGCCTGGCCGCCGGCGTGGCCGCCATCGGGTTCTTCCTCGCCGTGGTGATCGCGGCAGTCACCGTCCGCCACAGCCGCACGGTGCGAACCACGACCGTGCTACCGACCCGGCCGGTGTCGGCCGGCTCAACCGGCGGTCGGCTCCCGGTGGATCGCACCTTCCGTGGCGCGCAGCTTGACACCACTGCCGCCCCAGTGTTGGCCGATGATCTCTGCGGCGATTGA
- a CDS encoding (2Fe-2S)-binding protein — protein sequence MAKITVKVDGVSRSDEVEPRLLLVHYLRDVRGRVGTVVGCDTSNCGACTVLLDGQSVKSCSVLAVQADGSDVLTIEGLASTVDSELHPVQEAFRECHGLQCGYCTPGMIMASVDLLNNNPNPSEQEIREGIEGNLCRCTGYHNIVRAVQTAAATMANGSVGVTA from the coding sequence ATGGCGAAAATCACCGTCAAAGTCGACGGAGTATCACGCAGCGATGAGGTGGAACCCCGTCTGCTGCTCGTCCACTATCTGCGCGACGTGCGGGGCCGGGTGGGCACCGTCGTCGGCTGCGACACCTCGAACTGCGGCGCGTGCACGGTGCTGTTGGACGGCCAATCGGTGAAGAGCTGTTCGGTGCTCGCCGTGCAGGCCGACGGATCCGACGTGCTCACCATCGAGGGCTTGGCAAGCACCGTGGACAGCGAGCTGCACCCGGTGCAGGAGGCCTTCCGGGAGTGCCACGGCCTGCAGTGTGGCTACTGCACGCCGGGCATGATCATGGCCTCGGTCGACCTGCTCAACAACAACCCGAACCCGTCCGAGCAGGAGATCCGCGAGGGCATCGAGGGCAACCTCTGCCGATGCACCGGCTACCACAACATCGTGCGCGCGGTGCAGACCGCCGCCGCCACGATGGCCAACGGCAGCGTGGGGGTGACGGCATGA